Within the Thalassotalea ponticola genome, the region CCTATTATGAAAACAAAAAACCTGTTAAACATGCCAAAACTCAGTTTGGCCCTTTCCGTGGCTATCGCTTCGTGTTTTAGTCCAATCGCCACAGCGCAAGAGCAACGCCCTTTACAAGTTACCGATGTGATGAAGTTTAAAGAGATAAAATCTCCACAACTCAATGACAACGGTAATTGGTTATCATATGCTACAAAGCCAGATCGAGGCGACAGCAGCTTTCATGTTATCTCGACCATAAACGATTCTGCCTTTAGCGTTGAGCTAGGTAGCTCTGGTCACGTATCCGCCGATGGTAAATACGCCGCGACACTAATCAAACCAAGCTTACTTGAAACCGAGCAAGCCAGTAAAAAAGATAAGAAAAAGCTTAAAAATCAATTGAAGGTTATCAACCTAGCTACAGGTGCTGAAACACTGGCTGACAAAGTTGAAAGCTATCAATTAAGCGATGTCAGTGGCTTTGTTGCATTCACCACCAAGCAAGCTGAGTCTGATAACGATAAACAAGATATTACTTCAAGTGCTGAATCAACAGAAAAAAATGCTGAGCAAATAACATCAGCGACAAGTGAAAAGACTGACGAAAGCAAACCTGCCAAGCTTTACAATAGCAAGCGTATTAAATTCGATTTAACAATTACCAATTTAGCCAGCGCAAATACCCAGCAAATACAAAATGTTGACGCGTATAGCTTCTCTCCCAACAAAGCTCTCTTAGTTTATTCCGTGTCAACCGAAGACGGCAAAGACAACGGTTTATATGCGCTAAACCTTGTCAACAACAGTACTTCTGTTATCAGCAAAACCGATGCGGCAAGTTTTGACCACTTAACTTGGAGCCACAATGGCGACCAGTTGGCGTTTTTAGTCGGTAGCTTTGACGAGAAAAAAGATGTTCGCCAGCACAGTGTCCACATCTGGGATGCCAATAAACAGCGCATCCACAGCGTAGACATCAGTGAGCAACAAAACTGGTTTGTTAGCAATACCAACAAACTGACATGGTCGGTGGATGATGAGCGCTTGTTCTTTGGCTTTAAACCTGTGCTTGAAGCTAGCGACGACATTGATGCTAAGCCAGAAAACCAACAAGACTTATACAATCTCGAAAAGATCACCTCAAAGCGGAATCTACAAGTTTGGCATGGTGATGATGCATTAATTAAAACCAACGAAAAATATCAATATGAAGCCGACCAAAAAGCCTTCTTCACCGCGGTGTATCACGTTGATGATGAAGACTTGGTGATGCTTGCTGATAAACAATTAATAAATGTAAAAGCGACCAACAATGAGCATGCGGTTGTTGGGCAGTCTGACTTGAAGTATCGCAAGCTACGTACGTGGGAAGGGTTCTTTTCAGACTTCTACTTAGTTGATTTAGACGACGGTGATAAGCACCTTATCGCTGAGAAACTCAGTAGCTATACACCAGTAAAAGTTAGTGAGTCAGGTCGCTACGCCGCTTACTATCAAGATGGTGCATATTGGTCGTATGACAGCAAAAGAAAAACCCGAGTCAACTTAACTGCCAATATCGATGTGAGCTTTGCTGATGAAGATCACGACTATCCATCAGCAGCGCCTGGCTATGGTATTGCTGGCTGGTTAGAAGACGATGAAGGCGTTTTAGTTTACGACAAATACGATATTTGGTTATTACCAATCGA harbors:
- a CDS encoding prolyl oligopeptidase family serine peptidase codes for the protein MKTKNLLNMPKLSLALSVAIASCFSPIATAQEQRPLQVTDVMKFKEIKSPQLNDNGNWLSYATKPDRGDSSFHVISTINDSAFSVELGSSGHVSADGKYAATLIKPSLLETEQASKKDKKKLKNQLKVINLATGAETLADKVESYQLSDVSGFVAFTTKQAESDNDKQDITSSAESTEKNAEQITSATSEKTDESKPAKLYNSKRIKFDLTITNLASANTQQIQNVDAYSFSPNKALLVYSVSTEDGKDNGLYALNLVNNSTSVISKTDAASFDHLTWSHNGDQLAFLVGSFDEKKDVRQHSVHIWDANKQRIHSVDISEQQNWFVSNTNKLTWSVDDERLFFGFKPVLEASDDIDAKPENQQDLYNLEKITSKRNLQVWHGDDALIKTNEKYQYEADQKAFFTAVYHVDDEDLVMLADKQLINVKATNNEHAVVGQSDLKYRKLRTWEGFFSDFYLVDLDDGDKHLIAEKLSSYTPVKVSESGRYAAYYQDGAYWSYDSKRKTRVNLTANIDVSFADEDHDYPSAAPGYGIAGWLEDDEGVLVYDKYDIWLLPIDGDDASCLTCTTGRPNSLRFRINDLDPDNDFFAEDESLLLTSYNHKLKNYGFYQLTLGSDDAPSKLVEDNKKYRFIGKAKDADKIIFTREDFNEFPDIWVSDLNPANGKKVTDVNPQINEFLWGSPELVEWSSLDGEKHQGILIKPANYIEGMQYPVVVYYYRLFSQRMYEFNQMKVNHRPNFPLYTSNGYAIFLPDVHFDIGTPGDSTNKSILPGLQKIIDMGVADPDAIGLHGHSWSGYQTLQAITQTDMYAAAVSGAPVSNMTSAYSGIRLGTGLARQFQYEQGQSRIGASLFERRDLYIENSPVFFADRINTPLLMQFGDVDDAVPWQQGVEMYLAMRRLEKDVILLQYEGEPHHLKKYPNKVDYTIKMMQYFDHHLKGKPAPEWMTQGEPYQAKDK